One window of the Lodderomyces elongisporus chromosome 6, complete sequence genome contains the following:
- the RPS25 gene encoding 40S ribosomal protein S25 (BUSCO:EOG09265SHL) yields MAPKIQQTKAAKAAAALAGGKKGKKKWNKGKVKDKAQHIVILDQEKYDRILKDVPTYKYVSVSVLVDRLKIGGSLARVALRQLEDDGIITPVLKHSKQAIYTRAQ; encoded by the coding sequence ATGGCCCCAAAGATCCAACAAACTAAGGCCGCTaaagctgctgctgctttaGCCGGTGGTAAGAAAGGTAAAAAGAAGTGGAACAAGGGTAAGGTTAAGGACAAGGCTCAACACATTGTCATCTTGGACCAAGAGAAATACGACAGAATCTTGAAGGATGTCCCAACCTACAAATACGTCTCAGTCTCCGTTTTGGTTGACAGATTGAAGATTGGTGGTTCCCTTGCCCGTGTTGCTTTGAGACAATTGGAAGATGATGGTATTATCACCCCAGTGTTGAAGCACTCCAAGCAAGCTATCTACACCCGTGCTCAGTAA
- the COQ10 gene encoding Coenzyme Q-binding protein coq10, mitochondrial: MLRRVATPVTFQRTFFGSAKPQSYRISRVLNGSPEQVYAIVSEVDKYKHFVPFVEDSFITARDANSLPSRAGLKVGWKDITERFECELQCAKNEKVYAKSIELDLFHSLETLWTFKNIKSNGPPKCKVDFTLTYKFKNPLYEQLSSLFAPKVSSIMIGAFEKRLMQLSFENTKNNRQTDEAKL; encoded by the coding sequence ATGTTACGACGAGTTGCTACACCGGTTACATTTCAGAGAACATTTTTCGGCTCTGCAAAGCCTCAGTCATACAGGATTTCACGAGTTTTAAATGGGTCACCAGAGCAAGTCTATGCAATCGTAAGTGAGGTTGATAAGTATAAGCATTTTGTACCATTTGTTGAGGATTCTTTCATTACAGCACGCGATGCCAATTCGCTCCCGTCTAGAGCAGGATTAAAAGTTGGCTGGAAAGATATTACTGAAAGATTTGAATGCGAGCTCCAGTGTGCAAAGAACGAAAAAGTTTATGCCAAAAGTATAGAGTTGGATTTATTCCACTCGCTCGAGACGTTATGGACGTttaaaaatattaaatCCAATGGACCACCAAAATGCAAAGTAGACTTTACCTTGACATACAAGTTCAAAAACCCTCTATACGAGCAACTTAGCTCCTTGTTTGCACCAAAAGTTTCAAGTATTATGATTGGTGCATTCGAGAAACGGCTCATGCAACTCTCGTTtgaaaatacaaagaaCAATAGACAAACTGACGAGGCAAAACTTTAA